CTTCATGGCGAAGCTCGCGGGCGAGCTCTTCGAGCGGCTGCGCCAGCCCCCGGTGGTCGGGGAGCTGCTGGTCGGCATCGTCGTGGCGAACACCTTCGTCTTCGACATGCTACACCTGAAAGAGAACATGGGGTACTTCGAGTTCCTTGCGGAGCTCGGGGTCATGATTCTCCTTTTCTCCGTGGGGCTCGAGACGCCCCTCCACCAGCTCTCGAAGGTCGGAATCGTCTCTACGATGGTCGCGGTCTTCGGGGTGCTCGTGCCCTTCGGGCTGGGGTTCGCGTACATCCTCGCTATCAACGGCTCCTACAGCGAGGCGATGTTCATCGGGGCCGCGATGGTCGCGACGAGCGTGGGCATAACGGCGCGCGTGCTCGCCGACCTCGGGGTAACGGGGGCGCTTGAGTCGAGGGTCATTCTGGGGGCCGCCGTGATAGACGACGTCCTCGGAATGATTGTCCTGACCATCGTCAGCGGCATGGCGGGCGGAGACCGGACGCGGCTAGAGAGCGGGGAGCACGTCCTGCTCGAGACGGCGCTTGTGATAGCGATAGCCATCGCGTTCGTGGTCGGGGCGATGCTGCTCGGCGGCAGAATCGTGCGCAGGCTCGCGGGCGGCGACGCCCCCGCGCGGGGCAGGGCGCCGGCCCGGGGCTCGCGCAGGGACCACCTCGCCGCGCTCCGCCAGCGCAACGCCCCCTTCGTCGTCGCGCTGGTGCTGTGCTTCGGGCTCTCGGCGGTGGCGAGGTATCTGGGCCTTGCGGCGATAATCGGGGCCTTCGTGGCCGGAATGGCCTTCGCCGAGGTCAGGGAGAGGTACCACCTGCGCGAGAAGATGGACCCGGTCAACGACCTCCTGGCGCCGTTCTTTTTCGTACATATAGGGCTGATGGTCCACGTCTCCGACTTCCAGCCCGTGATAGGAGTGGCGGTCGTCATCACGATTCTCGCAATCGTCGGGAAGCTCGTGGGCTGCGGCCTCGCGGCGCTCAGGCTCGGCCCGGGGCCCGCCGTTGTCGTCGGGGTCGGGATGGTCCCGAGGGGCGAGGTCGGCATTATCGTGGCGATGGTGGGCCTATCCCTCCACACGATTCCCAACAGCATGTTCACCGTGGTCGTCTTCATGTCCATAGCGACCACGCTCCTCGCGCCGCCCCTTCTTGTCTGGGCCTTCAGGAGGGCCCACCCCTCCCAGCCCGCTCCGGCCTCGGGCGCGTGCCTGGAGAAAAAAAGATGAAAGAGCCCCGGGGGCCCTAAAGAGCGTACCTGATGACGAGAAGAATATTGCAGGTGATGAGGGCCAGGACTGTCGCGGGAACCGCGGCCCCACAGTACTCGCGCCACGTGACCCTCACCCCGCACCTCTCCATCTGCGAGAGGCCGACGATGTTGGCCGAGGCCCCGATGGGCGAGGCACTGCCCCCGATGTCGCAGC
This genomic interval from Thermoplasmata archaeon contains the following:
- a CDS encoding cation:proton antiporter, which encodes MGRRPMESIVFVEIFAIFFMAKLAGELFERLRQPPVVGELLVGIVVANTFVFDMLHLKENMGYFEFLAELGVMILLFSVGLETPLHQLSKVGIVSTMVAVFGVLVPFGLGFAYILAINGSYSEAMFIGAAMVATSVGITARVLADLGVTGALESRVILGAAVIDDVLGMIVLTIVSGMAGGDRTRLESGEHVLLETALVIAIAIAFVVGAMLLGGRIVRRLAGGDAPARGRAPARGSRRDHLAALRQRNAPFVVALVLCFGLSAVARYLGLAAIIGAFVAGMAFAEVRERYHLREKMDPVNDLLAPFFFVHIGLMVHVSDFQPVIGVAVVITILAIVGKLVGCGLAALRLGPGPAVVVGVGMVPRGEVGIIVAMVGLSLHTIPNSMFTVVVFMSIATTLLAPPLLVWAFRRAHPSQPAPASGACLEKKR